ATACCCATCTATCAGCCTTCCTTTGTGTGTTCTGTCTTCATTGGTTTGCTCTTATAGAGAAGAATCACCCCAGATTGTGCTCATGAATATTCAAGTCACTAGAAAAAACAAATTCccattgtaaaaaataaaatgatgtttatATATTAGTCTTTTGGTATATGATTCTGGTTAGTATGAGTCAGTTGCGGAAAACCTAATGTCTTCTTAGAGTCCTGGGAAAAGAATTTCTGCCCTCTCAATGCTGAGGACCAGCCTGTACTATGATAATCCCACAGTATTCTGCCCTTGGAAGCCTTGTTTTGGGGTTGGTTGAAACCATGGCATCTCCATCATGTTTTTTCTGACTTCAATGTGGTCATATTTCTTTGACCTAAGCAGAGGGTATGTCGGGTGTCACTTACCTGTAGTTGCACGTCtaagttgcagggtgcaaaaaGGGCAAATAACAAGAATTCTATCCTGGAAAGTGGATGTGGGCTATTAAAACTAGGCTATCAATCAAGGGACTCAGCGACCAATGTGTTTAGTGGACTAGAGCtggacatttttgttttaattgtcatCTAATCCAGTAGAgacaaaaatcaacttacaagtaattgagcatattttatttgattgCAAGGGCATTGTGGTTATGCCACGTTGGGCTTGTGCTGTTCCAGCAACtcccaaatttcagtggcttaacataGCAAAATTTATTCCTGCTTTCCCAGAGTCTACTTGAGTCAGTGGGAAATGTGGATGGAGGGAGGGCTCTGCTCACTTATTCCCTCAGGGATCCACGCTGATGAAGACTCCGCCACCTGGAATGTCGACGGTTGCTGCAACAAGGGAAAAGAGAAGCTGGAGAATCATGTAGGggcttttaaaacattatttcctcTAACGTTTCATTAGCCAGAATATCAGTTACATAGCCCACCTGTTTCAAGGGGGCTTGAGGCTGTAGTCATGTGTGTGTCTATCACAGGCATGCCACAGAGCATGGGAAGCTAAAAGGACCATCTCAGACATGGTTGGCAGCAGATGGAGGAGTGAGAGGAGAGCACCAGTTTGAGAAAGAGGAAGGACAGCATATCTACTTCTTGGTAGCTCGCCTTCTTGATAGTCCTCTGAGCGACCCCAAAGTTTTGCTAATATTGGGGTGGCATTTTCCATTTGAATAGATATGAAACTCTCTGGTTAAGATTCTGTTAAGACAAGCCAGGGAGCTGCCACCCAGAAGCCATTTATGTCTAATTATTTCATAAACACAGAGTAACTCTTCTCCTATGACTGTCTCTACCAATAACTCTCAGAGCAAAGTTCCTAAAAGCATCTTGCAGGAAGAGATGTCATATTCTCAGTCCCCTTCCCTCTGTTGTTAAATCTCTTGAGTTTGGGAACACCACTTAACCACTAGCTATTTAAGATAAATTATAGGATCCAAGCTAACTTTAATTGTCCTAGTCTCCTGCCTTAACTGACAACATAGATACTCCCTATGCCCATACACCAAATAAAGAAACCAGAGGATGAAGGGGCAGGGCAGAGGTGACCTGGGTGATTCCAGAGATGACATGCCAGTGGGTGTTCTTCTCAAGCTTCCAGCAAACTACTGGAAGGTGGAGTTGAGCTGGATTCATTTGAAGAGAATGAGATGACCAGAAAGGAAATTGTGGGGGATGGAGGTCTCTTTAGACCCTTATATTGTGGGGTAAGAAAAGAATCTCCTAGTGGCTTTGTGATACCCATGGATTAAATCACATTTTTCCACGAAGCAAGGCTGACAAAATCTTGGCCAACCTTGGTAGGGGACTCTGAAATGAGCATGACCCATCAGAGTTGTCCTCCATCAGGCCAAACCGGCTGGGCCCTTGTGACATCACCACCCTCAGTCGCTGCATATGGGCTGCCTTCGGAAGGGCATAACCTTGTGCAAGCACTCCTTGCAGCTGAGCATCAACTCATTCCTTGAAGGGAGTCTAGGCAGCACATCTCCACGTCTACCACAAGCTTTGTGCTCATAGCGCTCtccttgttttgatttttactttgaaaGGAACTCCAGAGAACTAGCCAGAATGGAAACTCCAGCAAATATATCTGGCTTGGATGGAAAGCTGGAGGGTAATCAGCTTAGTTAGTGACCCATTTCTCCCCTCACTGGTTAGCTACTAAGCGGATTTTCTTCCCTGAAGCCTTTTGTAGAGTATAATGTATATTACTAGTCTTAGGGGAACCCATGGAAGCTTAAAATGCACCAAGAAGTACCCCAAGTAATGGAGAAGAAGGCTTTGCTGCTCCTCAAGAGTCTGTTGGTGTGAGAGGTAAATTAAAATTTACTGGGCACCTACTGTAtgttaaatactttattttacataatcttaacattttctaaaaacaCTATGAAGTATTTACTAATATCCTCACTTTGcagaggagaaactgagactcataGAGGTTGAATGATTTTCCAAAGACCTCAAGACTAGGATGCACAAGCTGGAGAGAAGACCTCAGTGTGACAGGGGCTGTAACACTGCTATATTTCTTACACCCAGCAAGAGTGTGGCTTAGAGCAGAtgaccaataaatatttgttgaatgaatcaagaGTGGCAGAGCAAGTGTCCCAAATCACATATGTCTCACTTTAAAATGTAAGGCTTTCATTTTTATCATGTGAAATACACAGCATTTAGGAAAAGCTGTGAGATTGAGGATAAGAACATGCTCTGGTTTAATCAGGAAATACAGTCTTGTGGTTTAACCCCTGAACAGTGAGGCTTCTCTGACTGATCATCCAAGTAGCCAATGCAGCTGTCTTGATGTGGTAGAGGCACGAATCCACCACAAGGTGTTGGGGCAAGGACTAATGATAGGAATGATCCCAGAATTACTTTGTTACCCGCCATCTTGCATTCGCTTTTTAGGGAATGGTTGAAAATTCTAGGTTTCAGGAGCTAGTTGTGATTCATGAAGTGTTAGGTAGATTCTGGCTGAATCACCTGAACCTTGGTGCTCAGAATAGCATGACTTGCTAAGAGACTAAGGGAAGGCAGTGTTTGGCAGCATCTAAATTCAGTATCTGAATCTGACATCTGGCTTAGAATTTGCTTTCTGGGTTCAAGAACCAGACGAATGGTGAATTTTCTGACCTTAGTTAAGAGATATAGCTCCCTTTTCATGGGTTTTTACTGAGCTTTCACTCTGGGCCATGGCAGACCTCAGAGTGCCAGGGGCTTTGCCATTGCTGTGCTGACCTACATCACCATGGATTACCAATAATAGGATTTGCCGCTCGGAATCTTGGACTATGCTTATCAAAACTTGCAAGGTATTTTTCTTACAGACGAATATGGCTTCGGTTTCTCACTATTTCCTATTAGTTCTAGCCTTTCTGGATTCACATACTGCTCAGCCAGTCTGTCTGCCAGGATGTACCTGCTCCCATGAGAGTTTTGGCAGGTGCGCTGTGCTAGCAAGATGCCAGAATGTTGTAGGGGATGGGCTTTCTTTGGGAGTGATGTGGAGTGGGAGTAGGCCTAGATTTGGCAGGAAATCAGCAAAATCTCTGCGAGGCTCATTCTAGCTGGTACTGAACGTCAGTGAACTGTGCACTTTTACCAAAATGGCTCTTTTATTTCAagtgaataatatatttttcttctaattcatATGTCTAATGCCAAGATATGCCTGATTGCACTTCCCAGTCCCCTGGTGCTCATCTTAAAGCTTTTCCGGTTTCTTGTGCAGGACTCTGCAGTGCATGTCCATCTCTTTGGGAGCGATCCCACTGAACCTTCCTGACGAGTTCAAGCGAGTGAGAATTGAAAATTCACCCTTATTTGAACTGCCCCGAGGGTCTTTCATCAACATGAGCACCTTGGAATACCTTTGGCTCAATTTTAACAACGTCACTGTGATccacctgggagccctggagcgcCTGTCAGAACTCAAAGAGCTGAGACTGGAGGGGAACAAACTCCGTTCAGTACCGTGGACAGCGTTCCGCGCCACCCCGCTCCTGAGAGTCTTGGATCTCAAACACAACAGGATTGAAGTACTTCCTGAGCTGGCTCTTCAGTTCTTGATCAACCTGACCTACCTTGACCTATCCTCCAATAGGCTTACAGTTGTATCCAAGAGCGTCTTCTCGAACTGGCCGACCTACCAGAAACGCCGGCAGCCTGGCTGTGGGGCCAAAATTCCCCCCAGCATGGTACTGGCCCTGCACAGCAACCCCTGGCTATGTGACTGTCGCCTACGGGGACTTGTCCAGTTTGTAAAGTCTGTCAGCCTTCCAGTCATCCTTGTGAATCCCTATCTGATGTGCCGAGCCCCTCTCTCCAAGGCGGGGCAGCTTTTTCATGAAACTGAACTCGGTGATTGCATGAAGCCACGGATCTCAACCCCCAGTGCCAATGTCACCATCTGGGCAGGACAGAATGTGACCCTACGATGCCTGGCACAGGCCAGTCCCTCACCAACCATTGCATGGACTTATCCCCTGAGCATGTGGAGGGAATTTGATGGTAAGCCATATGCAGCCTCTCGATGCATCTGGGGGAATGGGGAGATCTGTAGCAGCCCTCTCCTCAATAGAGAGGTTGTAAACTGGGTCCGTCATGGAGGAGGGGTACAAGTAAGATCGGGATAGGCCTGAATTATACTCACCACAATAAGGAAGCTTTCAAGATAGTGTTCCCCTACTGGCATTATTTTAAATGGTTGCATACAGATCTTTATAGGATATGTATATATCCTATAGATAAGTAAATACATATTGGAGTCAACTTAACATAttgtataaatattataaaatggtATATGAGCAAATATATTCTTTGAGAGCCTTCTAGATGCAAAACCCTATACTGTGTATTTGTAAATCACCGACTTTCTGATGAGGACCCATGCTAGGGATGATCCATCACCTATTTCCCAAGCTTGCCTGAGCAGAGTCACCTATGGTGCTTGTTTGAAACAAGATTTTCTGACCTCTGCCCTGGAGATTTGGATTCCTTGAGCCCAGGGGAGGGCCTGAGAGTGTGTATTTTAACAGgtactccctcctccccccatccTCCATCTTCCAGCTAATTCTTACCATTGGGCAAAGTTGGGAAGTCCTAGATATTGACTGAGTTTTACACTTTCCACTACCATGTTGATCGGACCTTATTGGCTTGAAGTTGTAAGAGTGGGACCCAGGGAGAAGAAGGGACCTCCGTGGGCCCCATAACTGGGGTTCAAACCTGCCTTCATTCCCTCGAGCTCTGTGCTCTGCTTTCACACCTCAGCTGGACTCACCTTTAGTGCCACCTGCAGGGTTAGGGCACATCACAGGGCCAGGGGTGGCCTCCCTTGGGGTCTCTTGAAGCCGTCTAAAAGACAACTGGAAACATCTCAGTAAAACTTGAGAAACAGAGTCAGTCACCCAGATATTTGTTATACGTGGTGACAGACCTCTGGATGATTAAAAAATACCTAATTAACTGAAATTTTGACTTTTTCCTATCACTTTGATCTCATCTTATTGGCTTGAAATTAAATACGAATGGAGGAGAAATGTAGGGTTTATTGTTGTGGCCTCTCTGAGAACACAGACATGCATCCCGATGTTGTCTTTTGAGATGCTCTATAATCAGTCTCTTTGGCACCATGTTATATCTGTTCTCTCAGTAATAGTAACAGCTAACGctcactgagcacttactatcaAATTTACGAGTGAGTCCTATTCTCATCCCACTTTATTGATGAGGACATTGAGGCCAAGAGAATTTAAGCAACCTGTCCAAGAGCATATACCTAGGAAGGGATCACACCCAAGCATTTGACTCCAGGCTCTGAGCTACTCCACATCCCAGAGGGAAAAGCGCACTTCTTGTAGCTCACAATGTCACACAATCACACACTTGTGAGAGATTTCCCGGAAACCCTGGTTAGCTGAGCAAAGCTAGGGCAGTTTGGTGGGAGCAGCTGGTGAAGTTGAAAGAGTGTGATATTCAGAGACAGAACAAGGTTCCAGATCAGCCGCTGCCTGCGAAAAACTCTCACTACGGGCAGGTTGCTTCATTGCTCCAATCGTCAACCTCCTATGTGTGTAGAAATTGGGTATTTACTTTGCAGCGGTGCTGAGAGGCAAACAGCTGGCGCCAAGTCCTTGCTTAATAATGGTTATCAGCACCTTTTAACAAAAAGCTAGCTTTGCTGGACACTCCCTAGCCATCTCTCAGAGAAATGCTATCAGAGCCATTCTGCTCTCTCTCCACCCAGTGCTGACCTCGTCTACTGCCGAAGATGCTGCGTTGTCGGAGCTGGTCATACCCGCGGCCCACCCGGTAGACAGAGGCAATTACACCTGTGTGGCCTCCAACTCTATCGGCAGGAGCACCCTTGACATCTCCCTCCACGTTCTGCCCGCCCAGGCCCTGCCCGACCCccattctcctttctcccccttgGAGGGCGACACCTACATTGACCTGCGTGTCGTCAAGCAGACAGTGCATGGGATCCTGCTGGAGTGGTTTGCGGTGGCCAACGCCCCTGAGGAGAAGTGGTTCACCCTCTATGTTGCGTCGGAGGAAGCCCTCAGGAAGGAGGTGGTCCACATTGGCCCCGGCATCAACACATATGCCATAGATGACCTCCTCCCTGGCACAAAATACGAGGCGTGCCTCAgccttgggggccggcccccacgCCAGGGCCAGTGTGTGGTCTTTGTGACAGGCAGGGACCGCAGTGGGCTGGAGGAACGGGAGCGCCTCCTGCACATCACTGTGGTCCTGTGTGCCGTGCTGCTGGCACTGCCTGTGGGTGCCTATGTCTGGGCAGCCCAGGCCCCCTGCAGCTGCAGGGAGTGGGGCCTGCACTGCTGTCTTCATCGCAGGAAAGCCCCCAGGTGTCCCCGTGCAGCCCCACAGCATGCGGACGGCTCCTATAGGGACCACACAGCTATCTGTGAGGACAACCTGGAGCACAGAGATGCTGAGGGAGacgaagagagggagagagtggctgaacagcctgggctgggggaggatgGTGTGGGCCTCTAGCCCCTAAACTAACCCTCCACGGCAGCTCAACTTGGCTtgatccatttattcaacaagtatttattgagcacctgctgtgttccaggcactgaacTTGACACAGTGAACAAGGAGACAGAATTCTTGTCTTCATGGAGCTGATGCCAGTGGAGTTTGGTCCTATCCAGTTAATCGTTTTATTATACATGGTGGCTGAAAATTAGTCAATGTTACCCTTCCCATATACATAGTCCTATAACATTTGTAAGTTTACATGTAACATTCACATAGATGTTTCACTTGAGTTATCCTATTGGAGAATGGTAGAATTCTACCCctttttacaggtgaagaaactgaagcccagaaagcGACAATGACTTGCCCAACATCACCATTGAGCAGGTGGCAGAGGCACCACTCAAAAGACATTCCAATCCCCTCGTTTCCTCTAAATGTCTGCTTTGCAGTATTCTTGCGTCTCCCATCGTTCAGAAAGGGTTAGTCTTCCTCTTAACAGCAAACTCCCCATGAGATCGCGTAAGCTTGATATTCCAAAGAGCTGCCCTTCAGGGCGAGGAGAGCCTGGTGGGTAACATGAGCCTCTGTTTGTGGGTATCTGTGTCCCTGTGAGCTGCCATTGGAGCTCCTGAGAGCCTGGTGCCATCAGCACTGAGGAACAGGAGATGGGCTGCAGTCTAGGGCTTACGCTCCAGCGACGGTTGGAatctatataaaatcatatgactctctctgttctttttttttgcagagagAAAGCTGCACAGCCCTGATTCTCACCTAGACCCAGGAGGCTGTGAGTTTCAGGCTATTTTTGCAGCCCCATGTCCTGTCTCAGTGCTGAGCATGACAACCGTTTGATATATGAATGAGGATGTAATCCTGCCCCCTTCCTCTACTCAGTGGTTCCTGAGAAATCCCTGAGAGGTGGTTGTTTCCTCTTATCTGGGCTCACTTGGGGTGGAGGGGTCCTCACAAACTCTAGGACAGCTCACGCTCCCTCTGGGCAGCCCCGCTGGTGGAGACACTTCCCAGGATTTAAACCCACATCTGTCTCCCCACAGCTTCTCCCATTGGCCACAGAAAAATCCCTTGAAGACTGTTAAGCATAAGCTGGCCTCCTTGTGATGTCCccacaaatgttttctccctccttcccacctttCTTATCAATTCTGGGGCAGAGAGGGACCTCTCTTGCTGTGGCCACTGGGCTCATCCAACACCTGGATTGTGTGGATAATCAGTGTGGgttgaaatgaatttttaaaaattgaagacaGCTCTCATATTCAGACCAattgttctctcatttcttcaaGTTCTCCTTGCTTATATTCTTCTGAGCATTAGAAGAAAAAACccttttttatagaaattttcaGTCATACTGAAAATAGAATCTCATCCCTCTCCTTCAGTCAGCTTCAATAATTTTTAGCCTTTTCCAGCCTAATTTCATCTAGTCCTTGCCCTCGACTTTTTTTTTATGTGGCATATTTTAAGGCAAACACAATGCTGCACagtttatctgtaaatattttagttttatcccTAACAGATAAAGAAGTTTTAACAAAACACAACCGCAACgccattatcacacctaagaacatatatttttaaattatatgtacatatatatagttaTGTATTCACATGTGTACaaacaacacacacatatatgtaatgtAGTAGAGAATTTGTTCGTGAGAAATTTTTCaggataaattttgaaaaaagcggtaggaacaaggcaagaactTGTACTTCTGTTGACCTCTGTGGCCTCCTTCCACGGGATCCTGGGCTTCCCATGGTCTTGGTGTTGCAGCCATCATAAGCGGTCTGGGGTCACTGTGAAGGCAGGAGTGGACGTTCTGATCTCACTTCTGGCAAAGCTTTGCGGTGGGCCTGGGACAAAGGGGTCCGTGGGAGAGAAGGGGCCTTGGAAGCGGAGCGGAGCACAGCAGCGAGCGAGGAGCACAGGGATGAGCAGGGCAGTGCTGGGCCGCTTCTGTGAACGTGGAAATTTATGGAGAGGGGACGGGTCTAGGGAGGGTTTCTGGGGATCTGATATTTTAAGACCCTTAGATTGCCCCTTAAAATATCCCAGAGTGATGATGTACATTACTCAGACCGTTTAGGCAATATGACAGCAAGGATAAGAACATAGACTCGGAAATCCAGTTTCCTGGGCTTAAATTTTGGTTTTGCCCCTTACTGGCTTTGTGACATCAGGCAGGTGACTATTTttctgtgccttaatttcctcatctgtaaaatgggggtaataacagCACCAGCCTTATCAGGTTTTCCTGATGGTGAGATGAATGTTTACATGTAAAGCTctcagaacaatgcctggcacatagtaggtcctcaataagtGTCACCACAATAAATGT
This is a stretch of genomic DNA from Equus caballus isolate H_3958 breed thoroughbred chromosome 1, TB-T2T, whole genome shotgun sequence. It encodes these proteins:
- the LRIT2 gene encoding leucine-rich repeat, immunoglobulin-like domain and transmembrane domain-containing protein 2 gives rise to the protein MASVSHYFLLVLAFLDSHTAQPVCLPGCTCSHESFGRTLQCMSISLGAIPLNLPDEFKRVRIENSPLFELPRGSFINMSTLEYLWLNFNNVTVIHLGALERLSELKELRLEGNKLRSVPWTAFRATPLLRVLDLKHNRIEVLPELALQFLINLTYLDLSSNRLTVVSKSVFSNWPTYQKRRQPGCGAKIPPSMVLALHSNPWLCDCRLRGLVQFVKSVSLPVILVNPYLMCRAPLSKAGQLFHETELGDCMKPRISTPSANVTIWAGQNVTLRCLAQASPSPTIAWTYPLSMWREFDVLTSSTAEDAALSELVIPAAHPVDRGNYTCVASNSIGRSTLDISLHVLPAQALPDPHSPFSPLEGDTYIDLRVVKQTVHGILLEWFAVANAPEEKWFTLYVASEEALRKEVVHIGPGINTYAIDDLLPGTKYEACLSLGGRPPRQGQCVVFVTGRDRSGLEERERLLHITVVLCAVLLALPVGAYVWAAQAPCSCREWGLHCCLHRRKAPRCPRAAPQHADGSYRDHTAICEDNLEHRDAEGDEERERVAEQPGLGEDGVGL